From a region of the Nitrospiria bacterium genome:
- a CDS encoding CPXCG motif-containing cysteine-rich protein: protein MDDDFLDESDHSLETGNSYFCAYCGEPNEVIIDDPTAHHYKVVEDCSVCCRPNVVHFQQENGNWDTWATPENE, encoded by the coding sequence ATGGACGATGATTTCTTAGATGAATCAGATCATAGTTTAGAAACCGGAAACTCCTACTTCTGTGCATATTGCGGGGAACCCAATGAAGTCATCATTGATGATCCCACTGCGCATCATTATAAAGTCGTAGAAGATTGCTCGGTTTGCTGCCGACCGAACGTGGTTCATTTTCAACAAGAAAACGGCAATTGGGACACCTGGGCCACTCCCGAGAATGAATAA
- a CDS encoding thioredoxin domain-containing protein, which yields MSNPKHTNRLIEETSPYLLQHAHNPVDWYPWGKQALQKSKEEDKPILLSIGYSSCHWCHVMERESFENEEVAKIMNDHFICIKVDREERPDLDEIYMAATVAMNNGQGGWPMTVFLTPKQEPFFTGTYFPPENRYGRPGFSTVLQKIAELWKNDRDGLVQQGQSLTEHLRQLSISAPFQSVGTKEIDQAANQLSREFDPTHGGFGNAPKFPPSTALSLLLRVYRRTQDAFTLKMVKTTLDAMAKGGMYDQIGGGFARYSTDDRWLVPHFEKMLYDNALLAKIYLEGFQVTQDPLYQKIARETLDYIIREMTSPEGGFYSSTDADSEGEEGKFFVWSPSEIKQILEEKDALYFCAFYDITEPGNWEGKNIPNTPRSIEQVASQVGTTPEKLRTSLDSSREKVYQARLKRIPPGLDDKILTSWNGLMIGAMAEGARILGDQKYLKAAEGAANFILKNLKTPENRLLRTFRSGKAHLNGCLDDYAYFCEGLIDLYEAGGNVACLKEATGLAERMMTDFSAGDEGGLYNTSSNHEQLIIRHREGYDGATPNSNATAALSIARLSFHLNREDMRKMAISSVTAYGKTIERIARAFCKSLGVVDLLLEGPVEIALAGDPKDEKTQTLKKEVNRIYLPNRILAHTHPNEKSKKNDSQLPLLEGKGLVEGKPALYICYDFTCQTPITDPEKVKLHLDAQTKTLIEKRQTTL from the coding sequence AAGAGGATAAGCCTATTCTTCTGAGTATCGGGTATTCCTCCTGTCATTGGTGCCATGTCATGGAACGGGAATCTTTTGAAAACGAAGAGGTCGCAAAAATCATGAATGACCACTTTATTTGCATTAAGGTAGACCGGGAGGAAAGGCCCGACCTAGATGAGATCTATATGGCCGCCACTGTGGCCATGAACAACGGACAAGGGGGCTGGCCCATGACGGTCTTTTTAACCCCCAAACAAGAACCTTTTTTTACAGGCACCTATTTTCCTCCGGAGAACCGTTATGGCCGCCCTGGATTTAGTACCGTCCTTCAAAAAATTGCGGAACTTTGGAAAAATGATCGTGATGGTTTAGTCCAACAGGGACAATCCTTAACGGAACACCTTCGCCAATTATCGATTTCCGCCCCCTTTCAAAGCGTAGGGACCAAAGAAATCGACCAGGCAGCCAATCAACTTTCAAGAGAATTTGACCCTACCCATGGAGGGTTCGGAAACGCCCCTAAATTTCCCCCTTCTACAGCCCTGTCACTTTTACTGAGGGTCTATCGAAGAACCCAGGATGCTTTTACCCTCAAGATGGTTAAGACCACATTGGATGCCATGGCCAAGGGTGGAATGTACGATCAAATTGGTGGGGGCTTTGCGAGATATTCAACCGATGACCGATGGCTCGTCCCCCACTTTGAGAAAATGCTTTATGATAACGCTTTACTGGCAAAAATCTATTTGGAAGGTTTTCAAGTTACCCAGGATCCTTTATATCAAAAAATTGCCAGGGAGACACTGGATTATATTATTCGAGAAATGACTTCCCCAGAGGGCGGATTTTATTCCTCCACCGATGCGGACTCCGAAGGTGAAGAAGGAAAGTTTTTTGTTTGGAGCCCCTCGGAAATCAAGCAAATCCTGGAAGAAAAGGATGCCCTTTATTTTTGTGCCTTTTATGACATCACCGAACCGGGAAATTGGGAGGGGAAAAACATTCCGAACACCCCAAGATCCATTGAACAGGTGGCTTCCCAGGTAGGAACCACTCCGGAAAAGTTAAGAACCTCACTGGACTCGTCCCGGGAAAAGGTCTACCAAGCACGTCTCAAGCGGATTCCCCCCGGGTTAGACGATAAAATTCTCACCTCTTGGAACGGTTTAATGATTGGAGCAATGGCAGAGGGGGCCCGGATTCTGGGTGATCAAAAATATTTAAAAGCAGCGGAAGGGGCCGCCAATTTTATTTTGAAAAATCTAAAAACCCCGGAAAACCGTCTTCTTCGAACCTTCCGTTCAGGCAAAGCCCATCTCAATGGGTGCCTGGATGATTATGCATATTTTTGTGAGGGACTCATTGACCTTTACGAGGCAGGGGGGAATGTGGCCTGCCTAAAGGAAGCAACGGGACTTGCTGAACGGATGATGACAGATTTCTCCGCAGGAGATGAAGGGGGATTATATAATACCTCCAGTAATCACGAACAACTCATCATTCGCCACAGAGAAGGCTATGATGGGGCAACCCCCAACTCCAATGCCACCGCGGCACTCTCCATTGCCAGGCTTTCCTTCCATTTGAATCGGGAAGATATGAGGAAAATGGCCATTTCCTCGGTCACCGCCTATGGAAAAACCATTGAACGCATCGCCCGGGCCTTTTGTAAATCCCTTGGGGTTGTTGATTTGCTCTTGGAAGGGCCTGTTGAAATCGCTTTGGCAGGTGACCCAAAAGATGAAAAAACCCAAACCCTAAAAAAGGAAGTCAATCGAATCTATTTACCCAATCGAATTTTGGCTCACACCCACCCTAATGAAAAATCCAAAAAAAATGATTCACAACTTCCCCTCCTAGAAGGGAAGGGGCTTGTTGAGGGCAAACCCGCTCTCTACATTTGTTATGACTTCACCTGCCAAACTCCCATTACGGACCCTGAAAAGGTAAAACTCCACCTTGATGCTCAGACAAAGACCTTGATTGAAAAAAGACAAACAACCCTTTAA